The Penaeus chinensis breed Huanghai No. 1 chromosome 34, ASM1920278v2, whole genome shotgun sequence DNA window aaaaaaaaaagagcatggcCTTGCCCACCATGGGTGTGACATgtgcctttttatttctttttttttgggggaagggggaggggagtcaaaGTACTTCCACTGCTTGACTGGGCCTTAATTTAAGGATCATAGCAATGAACCCAAATTTCAACTTGCCTAATTAGTCTGTCAAATTCAGGCAAACAACAATTTTGGTGTCAACGGATTCCTCTCAACCTCTAGCACCCCTCTAAACCTCCAAATTTTTGGcctcgatagcaggggagggcatgagagGTATCAGGAAATTGCAAGGTAAATTGATAATAGTGTAGTAACATAATGGAGATAATACCTCACTATACTGCTGTAGTGTGCAATCTACATGCAAGGCAATATGTAAAAGAGGAATTATATGATACTAATCTGACTGATAAATGCAGCTGAGCTGGGAGAGTGATTCTCAAATGCTGTCATGCAGTAAATGCGTGGTATATTCATTGTCTACCAGGGCGGGGGGTTGGGGGACAGCCAtccccaagggggggggggggtcgcccccctacatgtatatgcaaattcattttgtattattactaaagTTACACACTTATTGTATTCTATTCAAATTTTACTGCACAATTTTCCCTGATAccctcatgccctcccctgctatcagggggggccaatggggggggggggggggttaggaagcaTAAGAGAGGAATACATAAATACCAAAATTACCACGATtggggtaattctttacagtaaggATCCAATCTTCAGACACTATATCCCCAAATCCACGCCActaaatttattcaacaatctatgTTGCTATGACTGGGCGTGCCCAAGGGAAGGGTTGATAAGCAGTCATGTGAACATGTACCTATTCCGTCTCCACCAAAATCATAATGTAGCCCTGGTCCACCACGGGCCTCCACTCACTTGAAATTAGCCTTCAGATAATGCAGCTGCGCGAGATTAAACCTCAGTGCATCAGCCTTGACTAAGCCGCCTCCCGACTCTGCCTCAAGATTCTTCTTCTGCCACAGGTGGAGGTACACGTCTTGAGCCGCAGGGGAAGCCATCTCTTGCACATTGCACCCGGATGTGGACATATTTAGATCAGAATACGACCATTAATCACAGGATGACATATCGAGGTTATAAGTAATCCGACGTTCATCTCCTTCGTCGGGTCTTCGCTTGTTTACACTCTGCGCCAAATTCTGCGAAGGATACGAgccctttgtttctttgtatgatttttattttatttctgtccaTAACAGCTTATCCTCACATTTTAAAATTTTAGTTATGTCATTACTGTAATAAATTATACAGGAATATAACTTGGACATAGATTACAATATTGGAAGCTTGAAATATGAATTGGATACAAATGTCCTGGACCCCTTATGGTTATCGTTTACGTTTTCATAAACCATTTTTTTAAGTCTgcgaatattttctttttaaaatcgcAAACAAAAGAACCTTTTGCAAATTTGAATACGCCTGTTACCACCGGCGCGAGATTTGTTTACTCTCGACACGATGGGCGTGCCACCGTCGCCTACTTAATTAGAAATGGTCCAGTAATATGAACAAGAGTGCTGTCTGGAGCTCGCAGGCGAATGGCGGAAATCGCATAGGTAAGTTCCAGTAAAATAGATACACGCCTCCTTAACACGCGAAATACTGTCTCCAACAGATGTACACATAATGCCATTCATTTGGTATTAGTCTCAATGATTTCTTATTAATGTCACCTCTAGTAACCTTTGTTGCCGAATCTGCATATTTCAAATTCCATGACATTTCTAAGAGAGTGTCTGGTGTACATAAAATGTAATGCTATACCAAATCTATAAAAGGCTTGGCTGTGTATAGCTTAGGTAAGTTTTGAGTGTTATGGTGATATTTACGGTTATTGAAACCTTTGgacataaaaaaagaagttataCCTAAAGTCACAAGCATACATAGATGcgatattcttattagtattatatattccAAAGGAGTATGGTCCTACCATAGTTAAAATTTGCTCATTCTATGCATGTTTAAGATACTATATTCAGTCGGAAATTTTACGGTTTAGGTAATGTAAAATGCAAATGCTAGCTAGGTAATTAGACAAATGTGTAAATCAAAACATGATGGAATATCTGACGTATAAATTCAATATACAGCCTTCAGTAAactaattacatacatatatatatatattatatattatatattatatattatatattattacataaatttatatatatatacatatatatatttatatttatatttacacgcgcgcgctcgcgtgcacacacgcgcacacacacacacacacacacacacacacacacacacacacacacacacacacacacacacacacacacacacacacacacatacacacacatatatacatacatacatagatatacatgtatgtgtgtgtgtgtgtgtgtgtgtgtgtgtgtgtgtgtgtgtgtgtgtgtgtgtgtgtgtacatatatttgtatgtgcacgcacaacacacgcacacgcacacgcacacacacacacacacacacacacacacacacacacacacacacacacacacacacacacacacacacacacacacacacacacacacatatatatacatatgtatatatgtatgtatatatgcgtgtgtatgtgtatgtgtatgtgtatgtgtgtgtgtgtgtcagtgtgtgtatgtgtgtgtgtgtctgtatgtatgtatgttcgtatataaatgtatatatatacagaaatttatatatacacatatgtacacacgcacacacacacatacacacacacacacacacacacacacacacacacacacacacacacacacacacatacacacacacacacacacacatacacacacacacacacacacacacacacacacacacacacgcacacacacacacacacacacacacacacacacacacacacacacacacacatacacacatacacacacacacacacacacacacacacacacacatacacacatacatagacacacacatacacacacacatacacacacatgcacacacatgcacacacacacacacatgctcgcacatacacatgctcgcacatacacacacatgcacacacacacatgcacgcacacacatgcacgcacacacatgcacgcacacacatgcacgcacacacatgcacgcacacacatgcacgcgcacactcacacacacacacacacacacacacacacacacacacacacacacacacacacacacatatatacatatgtatatatgtatgtatatatgcgtgtgtatgtgtatgtgtatgtgtatgtgtgtgtgtgtgtcagtgtgtgtatgtgtgtgtgtgtctgtatgtatgtatgttcgtatataaatgtatatatatacagaaatttatatatacacatgtacacacgcacacacacacatacacacacacacacacacacacacacacacacacacacacacacacacacacacacatacatacacacacatacatacacacacacacacacacacatacacacacacacacacacacacacacacacacacacacatactcacacacatacacacatacacacatacacacacacacacacacacacacacacacacacatacacacacacatacacacacacatacacacacacatacacacacacatacacacacatgcacacacatgcacacacatgcacacacacacacacatgctcgcacatacacatgctcgcacatacacacacatgcacacacacatgcacgcacacacatgcacgcacacacatgcacgcacacacatgcacgcacacacatgcacgcgcacactcacacacacacacacacacacacacacacacacacacacacacacacatacacacacacacatatgcacgcacacacacacacacacacacacacacacacacacacacacacacacacacacacatatatatatatatgtgtgtatgtgtgtgtgtgtctgtgtgtgtgtgtgtgtgtgtgtatgtatatgtgtgtgtatatgtatatatatatatatatatatatatatatacatatatatatatatatgtgtgtgtgtgtgtgtgtgtgtgtgtgtgtgtgtatgtatgtatgtgtgttaatgtgtatgtgtatatgtatatatgtacacacacacacacacacacacacatatatatatatatatatatatatatatacacacacacatatatatacatatatatatatatatatatgtgtgtgtgtgtgtgtctgtctgtctgtctgtctgtgtgtgtgtgtgtgtgtgtgtgtgtgtgtgtgtgtgtgtgtgtgtgtgtgtgtgtgtgtgtttatgtacgcacacacacacacacacacacacacacacacacacacacatatatatatgtgtgtgtgtgtgtgtgtgtgtgtgtgcgtgtgcgtgtgtacacatttatatatatatatatatatatatatgtatgtatgtatgtatatgtgtatatatatgtatatgtatatatatatatgtatatatacatatatatatatatatatatatatatatatatacatatataggtatatatacatatatatgtatcaacacacacacatgtgtatatatatagatagattgataaatatagatatatgtgtgtgtatatatatgtatatacatatacatacatatacgattttgggggcctactaggagaccctgtgcagtcggtacgtacttgcagtgaaaacattgaggtcacagagagctttatatatcaggctatatggccacctggctcgattcccgcaggatgaccctgcccaccaggttgtctccgttcgagacaaccctgagtGGCCTGTGGGATGagcgaggaagtcgtggcttgggcagatcgatcaaacctgtcgtgaggagctagagatgggccgggtccCTACcaagcggctcgccatgagggaccctcgtagaaacaaagggtggatgcggctatgcgcccccgccggcgtcaGCTcccaattgatgatgatgatgtgtgtgtgtgtgtgtgtgtgtgtgtgtgtgtgtgtgtgtgtgtgtgtgtgtgtgtgtgtgtgtgtttatacatgcatatatatatatatatatatatatatatatatatatatatatatgtatatatgtatgtatgtatgtatgtatgtatatatatacacttatatatttatatatatgtatatatatatgtataaaaggtatgaatgagaatgaatatcttcacaatacaagagatgtatttgaccggtttcgactttgtcttcgtcagattttttttttttttttttttttctgacgaagacaaagtcgaaaccggtcaaatacatctcttgtattgtgaagatattcattctcattcataccttttatacatttgtcaacatgaacgcggttcatgtatatatatatatatatatatatatatatatatatatatatatatatataatgtgtatatacatatattgataaatgtgttatatatatatatatatatatatatatatgtgtgtgtgtgtgtgtgtgtgtgtgtgtgtgtgtgtgtgtgtgtgtgtgtgtgtgtgcgtatatgtatatgtttattgcgCGAAGAAATCAAAGGAGTCTAGGTCAGTCTGCAAGTCAGTCAGTTGTCTTGATTGGTCGATAGGTGAGGCTTTCGTCAGCAAAAAGTGTAGCTGTAGAATTAGGGTGGATAGTGGGAGATCATttagagtaggaaaaggagagggccTGAGACGGTCCCTGGGAGTCACCAGAAGAAACAGGAGCACGGTTAGATACAGTACCATCAAGAAGAACGCGTTAGGTCCTGTTAGAAAGAAAGGCTGTGATCTAGTGAAGAATTGGTCCAGTGATTCCGTAAAATTGTAGCTTTTTTGTGTCAGTCTTTTGTGGGGGACTTTGTCGAAGGTTTGGGCAAAGTCGAACACAATTGCATCTACCTGTTTAACGTCACGTCTGTCTAGGAGTCTGGAAATGTCGTGGTGAGTAACAATCGGTTAGTATGTTGTTTGTATCAAGATGATtcgttatgtgtttgtatgtgatgtgttcgaaggtggaggtgagggagatggggcagTCCGGTCACCTGCCTTGAAAAGAAGGGTGACGTCTGCGCAAAGCCGGTCGGGTGGGAGAGAGGATGTTCTGAAGGACTGCGTAAATAAGATTTGGATGACATTCTAGCAGCCTAAAAGCTGCTACAGGTTTTGAGGAATTAAAGAGGGATTTTGTCGGGACCAGTTGCTTTGTTTGTACCCAGTGACTCCGGTGGTTTTTGTATTCCgtttatatatttcaatctaaTACAGCTCACCATGTTACTTTTTTAAAAAACTTTACAAGGTGGTGCAAGTTATTTTTTGTATGAATGCTCGGTTAGGAAGTAATGattctatctttgtttttaaaatttagGCGCAAATTTACTCGCCTTGCTCCTTCACGCCCGTTATTGCTCTGGCatttgggtggtgggggggaaggagggaggagggaaaggtgacaGGATCcttttcagcacacacacacacatacacacacacatacacacacacacacacacacacacacacacacacacacacacacacacacacacacacacacacacacacacacacacacacacacacacacacgcacacacacgcacacacacgcacacacaccacacacacacacacacacacacacacacacacacacacacacacacacacacacacacacacacacacacacacacacacaaagaaaataaaaaagtcaagGAGGTTATTTTCGATCTCTTGGGAGACCATGCATGGTGATTTGGTATAGCAAATGCTCGTATTTCAGGAGTGCCAAATTTTGCACTTGTGTCTATTAAAAAAATGGTTTCCTCAAGGTGATAACCCACGACAAGATttgcttccttttccccctctgccAAGACGCCACCACATGGCGACTGGTGGTGACGGTGGCGGTGCTGGCGACGCTGATGGCCGTCATCCTGGTCGGCGGCGGCGCGTGGGCGTGCCTGGCGTGCGTGAGGCGCAGCGGCGGCCGGAGCAGGCGGCCCTGGTGCGAGTGGCGCGGCCGACAGCGCCGCCGAGACGAAGGCTTCCCGCCGGACCACCGCGAGATGATCGAGCTCGGGCGCCTCCCAGGTAGCCAGACCCTGAGGGAGTGCGGCCGCGCCCACGCCGCCCGCGACCAGTCAGGTtggccctcgccctccccttcttcatgtgtccttccttccctttgttccttccctttttttttttttttttttctttcccttatgtccttttccttctccctttcctcttatcccctttcgttctcacttctttccccttaccccattccctcttcgtgtgccccgccttcctccctttcatttctcatgtcctctttcctcattttttctttccccgtTTCCCATCCTTTCTCAGATCCTTCGATGATCTGCCCTTGTAAACTGCCATTCGGACATTTCTAGTAACTGATTTACGGAATGaatatgtcttttcttttccattagaTAAGGGGAATTTTCATGGTTTCTCTGACAACTAAGGGTGCAGTGGGCACATGGCGACCCAACTTCAATTTATTGCCCTTGCGTCCCCAGGCATTTCCAGGGGCCTCGGCCTGGGCGTGTCGTACCCGGCGGACCAGATCCCCGCGCTCCCGGCGCCGCGCAGCTGGACGCCGAGCCCGCCCTTCAACCCCAACGAGATCCAGATCCAGCCCTTGGCGCAGCCGCTCGCACAGCACGCCTCGCCCTCGTGCCACCACCCACCGCACGCCTGCGTCCAGTCGCGCAGCACTCCCGCGTGCCTGCCCTCTCGCCACGCGCCGACTTGCTTGCTGCCTCGCAGCACACCGGTTGGCACGAGTGCACAGCCGGCACTGACTTGCACCCAGCCCGGGTTGGCCGCCGCCAGCCACGCCTGTACCCAGCCCAGCCGCGCAGCACACGTGCCTTCGCCTGCAGGTCGCGTGGGGCCCGCCCAGGTGATCGCCCGGGCCAGGCTGAGGAAGTACCGGAGCAGCCCTTGCACGTCGCCCTACAACCCGCGCCACAACACGCCCAACACCGACCGCTCGTCGCTCCCCGACATCACCAGCAGTTCCTCTGCCAGCATTCCTTCTAAGTACGCCAATATGGCCTTCCCGcccccctgctcctgctcctccagcGACTTTAGCTTTGAAGTGATTGAAGCAAATCCCAGGAAGGTCCTGGCGGAGCCACGGCGCCCCGCGAAGGCCCAGGCCCCACGTAAGAGGACAAAGAAGCACAGGGCGAACCTGTCGGCCACGGAGGCGAGCAGCACCAGCGGTGGAAACCGACGCTTGAGGGGTCCTGGCCCGCCCCCGCGCCAGCCCTCGACGGAGAAGAGTCCGAGTCTCCTGAGGGGGGCGGCCACGGGAGAACTTGCGTGCGCTTGTTCCAGCCATCCCTGTCTGCTGCCCAGATCTGACAACGACCTCCCGTTCCTGTCGTCGCGCTCGGCCCATCTTCGGGACCTGTCCCTGGAGCCTCTGCAGAGCTCAGGTGCAGCCAGGTTCTCGGACGCGAGGAAGCCCGCGCTGCGCCACTACAACACTCCAGTGACGCGCCCGAGGAGCTCGCCCAGGAGAGAGGGGCCCGGCGCCGCGGGGCTGCCCAGGCCCAGGCGGAGCAAAGGCAGACCAACCACCAGTAGCAGGTCCTCGTGGAGGAGATACCCTGTAAGTACAGTGCTTTCTGGAATTAAAATAGAACtttttatatgtaatttataagaGTAAAATGCATAATTAAGTAGGTGTATACGAAAAGGAGTCAACTTACATGTTTGCCATTTGGCTTGGATTTATTCAGACAGCTACATTTCGTCGCAGCAGACTTCCGTTCTGAGATACGTGTAACTGAAGTATGTACCCTAA harbors:
- the LOC125043828 gene encoding uncharacterized protein LOC125043828 isoform X1 → MNKSAVWSSQANGGNRIDATTWRLVVTVAVLATLMAVILVGGGAWACLACVRRSGGRSRRPWCEWRGRQRRRDEGFPPDHREMIELGRLPGSQTLRECGRAHAARDQSGISRGLGLGVSYPADQIPALPAPRSWTPSPPFNPNEIQIQPLAQPLAQHASPSCHHPPHACVQSRSTPACLPSRHAPTCLLPRSTPVGTSAQPALTCTQPGLAAASHACTQPSRAAHVPSPAGRVGPAQVIARARLRKYRSSPCTSPYNPRHNTPNTDRSSLPDITSSSSASIPSKYANMAFPPPCSCSSSDFSFEVIEANPRKVLAEPRRPAKAQAPRKRTKKHRANLSATEASSTSGGNRRLRGPGPPPRQPSTEKSPSLLRGAATGELACACSSHPCLLPRSDNDLPFLSSRSAHLRDLSLEPLQSSGAARFSDARKPALRHYNTPVTRPRSSPRREGPGAAGLPRPRRSKGRPTTSSRSSWRRYPTSNYLGTYLPSSMPHLYPPAPSDAFERELERRLALKYGFCVTCGIYTEHQQRFGRALARPAEPDRSERRRKRSRHTQTHWVDRDHNESQADVTQDLAPSSMPSLSWDNLTPDPSPALLTDTLGDTAAATAAEAAATPFEAGGGEAASSCWTPQWARQAVAPGVAPRPLMNQRTWEGRRSRLADVQGPVDDSDQCLLNHQE
- the LOC125043828 gene encoding uncharacterized protein LOC125043828 isoform X2, whose translation is MNKSAVWSSQANGGNRIDATTWRLVVTVAVLATLMAVILVGGGAWACLACVRRSGGRSRRPWCEWRGRQRRRDEGFPPDHREMIELGRLPGISRGLGLGVSYPADQIPALPAPRSWTPSPPFNPNEIQIQPLAQPLAQHASPSCHHPPHACVQSRSTPACLPSRHAPTCLLPRSTPVGTSAQPALTCTQPGLAAASHACTQPSRAAHVPSPAGRVGPAQVIARARLRKYRSSPCTSPYNPRHNTPNTDRSSLPDITSSSSASIPSKYANMAFPPPCSCSSSDFSFEVIEANPRKVLAEPRRPAKAQAPRKRTKKHRANLSATEASSTSGGNRRLRGPGPPPRQPSTEKSPSLLRGAATGELACACSSHPCLLPRSDNDLPFLSSRSAHLRDLSLEPLQSSGAARFSDARKPALRHYNTPVTRPRSSPRREGPGAAGLPRPRRSKGRPTTSSRSSWRRYPTSNYLGTYLPSSMPHLYPPAPSDAFERELERRLALKYGFCVTCGIYTEHQQRFGRALARPAEPDRSERRRKRSRHTQTHWVDRDHNESQADVTQDLAPSSMPSLSWDNLTPDPSPALLTDTLGDTAAATAAEAAATPFEAGGGEAASSCWTPQWARQAVAPGVAPRPLMNQRTWEGRRSRLADVQGPVDDSDQCLLNHQE